A window from Chryseobacterium vaccae encodes these proteins:
- a CDS encoding phosphatase PAP2 family protein, whose amino-acid sequence MEEIIQEDKKVFLFLNNLGDPSFDQLWMLISSTWIWVPLYIIFLYFLYKNYKLKSLVFVLIFIALGATVSDQLASVFKYGVARLRPCHDPSLEHYMRIVKCGGQYGFYSAHASNTFFLASYLSILLKKKLNWFPYAIFVWAIVVSYSRIYLGVHFPIDILVGAFVGSLLGVIFGALAKKVINKQTISE is encoded by the coding sequence ATGGAGGAGATCATTCAGGAAGATAAAAAGGTTTTCTTATTCCTTAACAATTTGGGAGATCCTTCTTTTGATCAGCTTTGGATGCTGATTTCAAGTACCTGGATCTGGGTACCGCTCTACATTATATTTCTTTATTTTTTATATAAAAACTACAAGCTAAAATCTTTAGTTTTTGTTCTGATATTCATCGCATTGGGCGCTACCGTTTCTGATCAGCTTGCCAGTGTTTTCAAATATGGGGTAGCAAGACTTAGGCCGTGTCATGATCCTTCTCTGGAACATTATATGAGGATTGTGAAATGCGGAGGACAGTACGGGTTTTACTCAGCCCATGCTTCCAATACCTTCTTTTTGGCATCTTATTTAAGTATTTTATTAAAAAAGAAACTCAATTGGTTTCCATATGCTATATTTGTATGGGCTATAGTAGTTTCCTACAGCCGGATTTATTTAGGAGTGCATTTCCCGATAGATATTTTGGTGGGGGCGTTTGTTGGATCTTTATTGGGAGTGATATTTGGTGCACTCGCCAAAAAAGTGATTAACAAACAAACGATATCCGAATGA
- a CDS encoding tRNA (cytidine(34)-2'-O)-methyltransferase has product MLNIVLVEPEIPNNTGNIGRLCVGTESRLHLIHPFGFVINDKNLKRSGLDYWVHLDVTEYSDIEEWVKNVPDLSRVFLMSSHAEKSYLENDFQDGDWLVFGKESVGLSKEILDRFDNHLTIPMSKLIRSFNIANSVAFVVGEAKRQINLK; this is encoded by the coding sequence ATGTTAAATATTGTTCTTGTAGAACCGGAAATTCCTAATAATACAGGGAATATCGGAAGATTATGTGTAGGTACTGAAAGCAGATTACATTTAATTCATCCTTTTGGATTTGTGATTAATGATAAAAACCTGAAGCGCTCCGGCTTGGATTACTGGGTTCATCTTGATGTAACTGAGTATTCAGATATTGAAGAATGGGTAAAAAATGTTCCGGACCTTTCACGGGTTTTCCTCATGAGTTCACACGCAGAAAAATCTTATCTTGAAAATGACTTTCAGGATGGTGACTGGCTGGTTTTTGGAAAGGAAAGCGTTGGGCTAAGCAAAGAAATTCTGGACCGTTTTGACAATCACTTAACGATCCCGATGTCAAAATTAATCAGAAGTTTTAATATTGCCAATTCTGTTGCTTTTGTAGTGGGAGAAGCAAAAAGACAGATTAATTTGAAATGA
- a CDS encoding Sec-independent protein translocase subunit TatA/TatB, whose amino-acid sequence MELSIGEMALIAVAIVVLFGPDKLPQIARDLGAGVRKMRGAVEDIKTEIMKETDNPVSEIKREIEKVKDAAKDFNPMKDIEKDILTEPSSTSNNEPPKPKPADDETYEGPVSR is encoded by the coding sequence ATGGAATTAAGCATTGGAGAAATGGCATTGATCGCGGTGGCGATTGTTGTATTATTCGGCCCGGATAAACTTCCTCAGATAGCACGTGACTTGGGAGCAGGTGTAAGAAAAATGCGTGGTGCAGTGGAAGACATCAAAACTGAGATCATGAAAGAAACAGATAATCCTGTTTCTGAGATTAAGCGTGAAATTGAGAAGGTAAAAGACGCTGCCAAAGATTTCAATCCCATGAAAGATATTGAAAAGGATATTCTTACAGAACCGTCTTCTACATCTAATAATGAACCTCCAAAACCAAAGCCTGCCGATGATGAAACCTACGAAGGGCCGGTAAGCAGATAA
- the nhaA gene encoding Na+/H+ antiporter NhaA, with amino-acid sequence MNLTLYFKKFFSSNQSSGIILIFCVLISLLIANSSAGEAFQHFLDKEVGTHLFHLTYPVSIWINDGLMAVFFLLVGLEIKRELVEGELSSFKNASLPIFAAVGGMLVPAVIYSLFNSGTEYGSGWGIPMATDIAFSLAIISMLGKKIPNSIKIFLAALAIVDDLGAILVIAIFYTEQIHWTYLLLSFGTAALLFVLNFLKVTRLVFYIIPGLFLWYFLHHSGIHATIAGVLLAFSIPTNASNVEISPLEKLEHKLHFPVSFLIMPIFALTNTNIAFSKEMVEGVTSTLGLGIICGLVLGKLLGINLFSLIAIKLKLSSLPQNSNWLQMIGVGLLAGIGFTMSIFIALLSFKDDIAIQDEAKFAILIASFLAAVTGFVILSMSSKKDPEAIED; translated from the coding sequence ATGAATTTAACTCTCTATTTTAAAAAATTTTTCAGCAGCAACCAGTCATCAGGAATCATCCTTATTTTCTGTGTGCTCATTTCACTACTTATTGCCAATTCATCTGCAGGAGAAGCCTTTCAGCATTTCCTGGATAAGGAAGTCGGCACTCACCTTTTCCATCTGACCTACCCTGTCAGCATCTGGATCAATGACGGACTTATGGCTGTCTTTTTCCTTCTGGTAGGGCTTGAAATTAAGAGAGAACTGGTAGAAGGTGAACTTTCCTCCTTTAAAAATGCGTCGCTTCCTATTTTTGCAGCGGTGGGCGGAATGCTGGTTCCTGCAGTGATCTACAGTCTTTTCAACAGCGGAACAGAATATGGAAGCGGCTGGGGAATCCCTATGGCAACAGATATTGCTTTCTCTCTGGCCATTATTTCCATGTTGGGGAAAAAGATCCCGAACTCTATTAAAATATTTCTGGCAGCATTAGCCATTGTAGATGATTTAGGGGCTATTCTGGTGATTGCTATATTTTATACAGAACAGATTCACTGGACCTACCTTTTATTATCTTTCGGAACGGCAGCCCTTCTGTTTGTTCTTAATTTCCTGAAAGTTACCCGTCTTGTTTTTTATATCATCCCGGGGCTTTTTCTGTGGTATTTCCTTCATCATTCAGGAATTCATGCGACGATAGCGGGTGTTCTGCTGGCGTTTTCTATTCCAACAAACGCCTCGAATGTAGAAATATCACCATTGGAAAAACTTGAGCATAAACTTCATTTTCCGGTAAGCTTCCTGATTATGCCAATCTTTGCTTTAACCAATACCAATATTGCTTTCTCAAAAGAAATGGTGGAAGGAGTTACAAGTACATTAGGTCTGGGAATCATTTGTGGACTCGTATTAGGAAAATTACTTGGAATTAACCTCTTTTCCCTTATCGCCATCAAATTAAAACTGAGTTCACTGCCACAAAACAGTAACTGGTTACAAATGATTGGAGTAGGTTTGCTGGCAGGAATTGGATTTACCATGTCGATTTTCATTGCCCTTCTTTCCTTTAAAGACGATATTGCGATTCAGGATGAAGCCAAATTCGCCATTTTGATTGCATCTTTCTTAGCAGCTGTAACCGGCTTTGTGATTCTGAGCATGAGTTCTAAAAAAGATCCGGAAGCCATAGAAGATTAA
- a CDS encoding YihY/virulence factor BrkB family protein codes for MSIKVPRFVLKIQEFFDNIHIPVLGISLWQMFQIYISGIFKGKIGRKAAAISWSFTISLFPFILFLLSVLPYMPHYDKLQFYIFEVLMHNVFPSNMEGDIRGYIEKNIIPNMKGISNLTIVLALLFATNGTFSLINGFNENTEEKLSDVKEFILSFFITIGFIVIVFLALFGVYYAEVVIKPFTPAYDISWLVNNLTKIIGFVSFPLFYFILLTLFYWLGTVKIARFRQAVPGAILTTVLFVLTTYIFAIYVKDIARYNVLYGSIGSMILLMVWVNVNVYLLLFGNELNMALRRLRIEKLLSDEIQKEAVHYHAAVTEPNLESDEEHRRKLEEKKEY; via the coding sequence ATGAGTATAAAAGTTCCAAGATTTGTCCTGAAGATTCAGGAATTTTTTGACAATATACATATTCCTGTTCTGGGAATATCGTTGTGGCAGATGTTCCAGATTTATATTTCGGGGATTTTTAAAGGAAAGATCGGAAGAAAAGCCGCTGCGATTTCCTGGAGTTTTACCATCAGTTTATTTCCGTTTATTCTCTTCCTACTGTCTGTATTACCCTATATGCCGCATTATGACAAGCTGCAGTTCTATATTTTTGAAGTACTCATGCATAATGTGTTTCCATCCAATATGGAAGGAGATATACGCGGATATATTGAGAAAAATATTATTCCGAATATGAAAGGAATCAGCAACCTTACCATTGTGCTGGCTCTGCTCTTTGCAACGAACGGAACTTTTTCCCTCATCAACGGGTTCAATGAAAATACAGAGGAAAAACTCAGTGATGTAAAAGAATTTATTCTTTCGTTTTTTATCACGATCGGCTTTATTGTTATTGTATTTCTGGCTCTTTTCGGGGTGTATTATGCGGAAGTCGTTATAAAACCTTTCACTCCTGCTTATGATATCTCGTGGCTGGTGAATAACCTTACCAAAATTATAGGATTTGTTTCTTTTCCGCTGTTTTACTTTATCCTGTTGACCTTGTTTTACTGGCTGGGAACCGTTAAAATTGCAAGATTCAGGCAGGCTGTTCCCGGAGCTATTTTAACCACCGTTTTGTTTGTCCTGACCACTTATATCTTTGCCATCTATGTAAAAGATATTGCCCGGTATAACGTACTTTACGGCTCCATCGGAAGTATGATTCTGCTAATGGTCTGGGTAAATGTCAACGTGTATCTGCTTCTGTTCGGGAATGAATTGAATATGGCCCTCAGAAGATTGAGAATAGAAAAACTGCTCTCCGATGAAATTCAGAAAGAAGCTGTTCATTATCATGCTGCTGTTACTGAACCCAACCTGGAAAGTGACGAGGAACACCGCAGAAAACTGGAAGAGAAGAAAGAATATTAA
- a CDS encoding RelA/SpoT family protein, producing the protein MSYDLEQENKEILARYKDLISNTYRTLDEENNKLIRKAFDIALDAHKDQRRKSGEPYIYHPIAVAKIVATEIGLGATSIACALLHDVIEDSDYTYEDLKKIFGEKIANIVNGLTKISIMNHQNISVQSENYRKLLLTLSEDFRVILIKIADRLHNMRTLESMAPDKQKKIASETVYIYAPMAHRLGLYNIKSELEDLSLKYNSPEVYNEITEKLELAKESRERYIEEFKTEVSERLKEEGLNFTIKGRAKAISSIYRKMLKQGVSFEEVFDNYAIRIIYKSDAKNEKFLAWKIYSIVTDVYHSNPSRMRDWITQPRSTGYESLHLTVLGPDKKWIEVQIRSERMDEIAEKGVAAHYKYKEGYKQSTDDRNFEKWVTEIREVLEQQQNLSTSELLDNIKLNLYAKEVFVFTPKGEIKILPTNATALDFAFAVHSDLGMKCLGAKINGKLVPISYTLQNGDQVDILSSQNQKPKSDWLEFVVTSKAKSKIKSYLNSQKNQLVEDGKEILQRKLRHAKINFNDEEINKLQKFFNLKSSQELFLKFQSNELDASSLRKYIESKNVFNNLLSRFRKSPSKNLHFEEPKEQNLDMIVFGKDEEKLNYSYAKCCTVIPGDKIFGFITISDGIKVHSDNCPNAINLRAQYDYRVIPAKWVNAESFKNRVKIEIEGLDRMGMINDITAVISGSMGMDMKSMSIESNNGVFTGNINLEVKNKGQLEETFKKLKDIDGVSRVRRLQS; encoded by the coding sequence ATGAGTTACGATTTAGAACAGGAAAACAAAGAGATCCTTGCCCGTTATAAGGATCTGATTTCTAACACATACAGAACACTGGATGAAGAAAATAATAAGCTCATCCGGAAGGCATTCGATATTGCGCTGGATGCCCACAAGGACCAAAGGAGAAAATCCGGGGAACCTTATATCTACCATCCTATTGCGGTTGCTAAAATTGTAGCGACTGAGATCGGTCTTGGAGCTACTTCCATTGCCTGTGCCCTTTTGCATGACGTTATTGAAGATTCAGACTACACCTATGAAGATCTGAAAAAAATTTTTGGAGAAAAGATCGCCAACATTGTGAACGGGCTCACGAAGATCTCCATTATGAATCATCAGAATATTTCTGTACAGTCTGAAAATTACAGAAAGCTGCTTCTGACGTTGTCTGAGGATTTCAGAGTGATCCTGATCAAAATTGCAGACCGCCTTCACAATATGCGTACGCTGGAAAGTATGGCTCCGGACAAGCAGAAAAAAATTGCTTCCGAAACGGTTTATATTTACGCTCCGATGGCACACCGCCTTGGATTGTACAACATAAAATCTGAGCTGGAAGATCTTTCTTTAAAGTATAACAGTCCTGAGGTTTACAATGAGATCACCGAAAAACTAGAACTTGCCAAAGAAAGCCGTGAACGCTATATTGAAGAATTTAAAACGGAAGTTTCAGAAAGATTAAAAGAAGAAGGATTAAACTTTACGATTAAAGGCCGTGCAAAAGCCATTTCCTCCATTTACAGGAAAATGCTGAAACAAGGCGTTTCTTTTGAGGAAGTCTTTGATAACTATGCCATAAGGATCATCTATAAATCGGATGCGAAAAATGAAAAGTTCCTGGCCTGGAAAATTTACTCTATTGTAACAGATGTCTACCACAGTAATCCTTCAAGGATGCGGGACTGGATTACACAGCCACGCTCTACAGGATATGAAAGTCTCCATTTAACAGTTCTCGGGCCGGACAAAAAATGGATCGAGGTTCAGATACGTTCTGAAAGAATGGACGAAATTGCTGAAAAAGGTGTTGCCGCCCATTATAAATACAAAGAAGGCTATAAACAAAGCACAGACGACCGGAATTTCGAAAAATGGGTGACCGAAATCCGTGAAGTTCTTGAACAGCAGCAGAACCTTTCCACATCTGAACTTTTAGATAATATTAAACTTAATTTATATGCGAAGGAAGTATTTGTATTTACCCCAAAAGGTGAGATCAAAATCCTTCCGACCAATGCAACAGCGCTGGATTTTGCATTTGCAGTCCATTCCGACCTTGGAATGAAATGCCTGGGAGCCAAGATCAATGGAAAGCTGGTCCCTATTTCATACACCCTTCAAAACGGAGATCAGGTAGATATCCTTTCTTCCCAGAACCAGAAGCCTAAATCTGACTGGCTGGAATTTGTAGTCACTTCGAAGGCTAAGTCGAAGATCAAAAGCTACCTGAATTCCCAGAAAAACCAGTTGGTAGAGGACGGAAAAGAAATACTTCAACGAAAACTTCGTCACGCTAAAATTAACTTCAACGATGAAGAGATCAATAAACTTCAGAAGTTTTTCAATTTAAAATCATCTCAGGAACTGTTCCTTAAATTCCAGAGCAACGAGCTGGATGCAAGCAGTTTAAGAAAATATATTGAAAGTAAAAATGTATTCAATAATTTACTTTCAAGATTCAGAAAATCACCGTCCAAAAATCTACATTTCGAAGAACCGAAAGAACAGAATCTTGACATGATCGTTTTCGGGAAAGATGAAGAGAAGCTGAACTATAGCTATGCTAAATGTTGTACTGTAATTCCGGGAGATAAGATCTTCGGATTTATTACAATCTCCGACGGGATCAAGGTTCACAGTGATAACTGCCCGAATGCCATCAACCTGAGAGCCCAATATGATTACCGGGTGATCCCTGCCAAATGGGTGAATGCGGAAAGCTTTAAAAACAGGGTTAAGATCGAAATTGAAGGTCTTGACAGAATGGGTATGATTAATGATATTACCGCCGTAATCAGCGGAAGTATGGGAATGGACATGAAGAGTATGTCTATAGAATCCAACAACGGTGTTTTCACCGGAAATATTAACCTTGAGGTGAAGAACAAAGGACAGCTCGAGGAAACATTTAAAAAACTTAAAGACATCGACGGAGTTTCAAGAGTGAGACGACTACAATCTTAG
- a CDS encoding tetratricopeptide repeat protein produces the protein MKKSLLLAALMCTSFYLYGQDKKTAEECFKKADYKCAEEQYSKLAEKEQIQKFQSEYYNNLGTAQRRQGKITAAFRSYESALKANPMSGSVYANLASLHSQKGSKAKALEYIATGLKIEPENPEFYLTRSKIYDSQGKKDLALNDLKQILTFAPDNIFAKTGLANLKKNNGDLEGALKDYNQLISEKPESLLYNGRADTYFKMKKYKESLADANKAISIDPKFAQSYVSKALVLFDTSKPKEACDNLDKAVSLGYEKAVLAEYYTKCAKK, from the coding sequence ATGAAAAAATCTTTATTACTTGCTGCACTGATGTGCACCTCATTCTATCTTTACGGACAGGATAAAAAAACAGCTGAGGAATGTTTTAAAAAAGCAGATTATAAATGTGCTGAAGAACAATATTCCAAACTTGCAGAAAAAGAACAGATCCAGAAATTTCAGTCTGAATACTACAACAATCTGGGAACAGCGCAGAGAAGACAGGGGAAAATAACAGCTGCTTTCAGGTCTTATGAATCTGCATTGAAAGCCAATCCGATGTCTGGATCTGTATATGCCAACCTCGCTTCACTGCACAGCCAGAAAGGCAGTAAAGCCAAAGCATTGGAATATATTGCTACAGGACTTAAAATAGAGCCTGAAAATCCTGAGTTTTATCTCACCCGTTCCAAAATCTATGACAGTCAGGGTAAAAAAGATCTTGCACTTAATGATCTTAAACAGATTTTAACCTTTGCTCCTGATAATATTTTTGCAAAAACAGGACTGGCCAATCTTAAAAAAAACAATGGTGATCTTGAAGGTGCTTTGAAAGATTACAACCAGTTGATCTCCGAGAAACCTGAATCCCTTTTGTATAATGGCAGGGCAGATACTTATTTCAAGATGAAAAAGTATAAAGAAAGTCTGGCAGATGCTAATAAAGCCATTTCTATAGATCCGAAATTTGCCCAGTCTTATGTAAGCAAAGCACTTGTCTTATTTGATACTTCAAAACCTAAAGAGGCTTGTGATAATCTGGATAAAGCAGTCAGCCTAGGATATGAAAAAGCTGTTTTGGCAGAGTATTATACTAAATGCGCAAAGAAATAA
- a CDS encoding 23S rRNA (pseudouridine(1915)-N(3))-methyltransferase RlmH yields MRIGLLCIGKTDDKEITSLISYYLTRLPKHWNFEITEIPDVKNAKNLSPDLLKKEETKLFLNHIDKTDLVIMLDEKGKQFTSREFAQKIDTWMNSSVKKVHILIGGAYGFSDEMYNRANEKMSLSKMTFTHQMIRLFIVEQIYRADQILQGKPYHND; encoded by the coding sequence ATGCGAATCGGCTTACTTTGTATCGGAAAAACAGACGATAAGGAAATCACTTCTCTGATCAGCTATTATCTTACCCGCCTTCCCAAACACTGGAATTTCGAGATTACTGAGATTCCTGATGTTAAAAATGCCAAAAACCTGTCTCCCGATCTTCTGAAAAAAGAAGAAACTAAACTTTTTCTCAATCATATTGATAAGACCGATCTGGTTATTATGCTTGATGAAAAGGGAAAACAGTTTACGAGCCGTGAATTCGCCCAGAAAATTGATACCTGGATGAATTCTTCCGTTAAAAAAGTACATATTCTTATTGGAGGTGCCTATGGCTTTTCAGACGAAATGTACAACAGAGCTAATGAAAAGATGTCTTTGTCTAAAATGACCTTTACCCATCAGATGATCCGGCTTTTTATTGTAGAGCAGATTTACCGTGCAGATCAGATTCTGCAGGGGAAACCTTATCACAATGACTAA